Proteins encoded within one genomic window of [Enterobacter] lignolyticus SCF1:
- a CDS encoding xylose ABC transporter ATP-binding protein yields the protein MPYLLEMKSITKAFGAVKAVDNVSLRLNAGEVVSLCGENGSGKSTLMKVLCGIYPHGTFDGDIVFAGEPLRATHIRDTERKGIAIIHQELALVKHLTVLENIFLGAEITRHGVLDYDQMTLRCEKLLAQVSLAISPNTRVGDLGLGQQQLVEIAKALNKQVRLLILDEPTASLTEQETAVLLNIIRDLQRHGIACIYISHKLNEVKAISDTICVIRDGQHIGTRDASGMSEDDIITMMVGRELTALYPNEPHEHGGEILRVEHLTAWHPVNRHIKRVNDVSFTLKRGEILGIAGLVGAGRTEAVQCLFGVWRGRWEGQVFIDGMPVKITNCQQAIAHGIAMVPEDRKKDGIVPVMAVGKNITLAALDQFTGPLSSLNDAAEQHCILQSIQRLKVKTSSQALAIGRLSGGNQQKAILARCLLLNPRILILDEPTRGIDIGAKYEIYKLINQLVQQGIAVIVISSELPEVLGLSDRVLVMHEGKLKANLVNDNLTQEQVMEAALRSERHVEKYAV from the coding sequence ATGCCTTATCTACTTGAAATGAAGAGCATTACCAAAGCCTTCGGGGCGGTAAAAGCTGTCGATAACGTCAGCCTGCGCCTGAATGCGGGCGAAGTGGTGTCGCTGTGCGGCGAAAATGGCTCCGGGAAATCCACGCTGATGAAGGTGCTGTGCGGCATATACCCGCACGGTACCTTCGACGGCGACATCGTGTTTGCCGGCGAGCCGCTGCGGGCGACCCATATTCGCGATACCGAACGTAAGGGTATCGCCATCATCCACCAGGAGCTGGCGCTGGTTAAGCACTTAACCGTGCTGGAAAATATCTTTCTCGGGGCGGAAATCACCCGTCACGGGGTGCTCGACTACGACCAGATGACCCTGCGCTGTGAGAAGCTGCTGGCGCAGGTCAGCCTGGCGATTTCCCCCAACACCCGCGTCGGCGACCTCGGTCTCGGCCAGCAGCAGCTGGTTGAAATCGCCAAGGCCCTGAACAAGCAGGTGCGTCTGCTGATCCTCGATGAGCCCACAGCCTCGCTGACCGAGCAGGAGACGGCGGTGCTGCTGAATATTATTCGCGACCTGCAGCGCCACGGCATCGCCTGCATTTACATCTCGCACAAGCTCAACGAGGTCAAAGCCATTTCCGATACCATCTGCGTGATTCGCGACGGTCAGCATATCGGCACCCGCGACGCCAGCGGCATGAGCGAAGACGACATCATTACTATGATGGTTGGCCGCGAGCTGACCGCGCTGTACCCCAACGAGCCGCACGAGCACGGCGGGGAGATCCTGCGGGTCGAACATCTGACGGCCTGGCATCCGGTGAACCGACACATTAAGCGGGTTAACGACGTTTCCTTCACCCTCAAACGCGGCGAGATCCTCGGCATCGCGGGGCTGGTCGGCGCCGGGCGAACCGAAGCGGTGCAGTGCCTGTTCGGCGTCTGGCGCGGGCGCTGGGAGGGACAAGTTTTCATCGACGGCATGCCGGTGAAAATCACCAACTGCCAGCAGGCCATCGCCCACGGTATCGCGATGGTGCCGGAAGACCGCAAAAAAGACGGTATCGTCCCGGTGATGGCGGTGGGGAAAAACATCACGCTGGCGGCGCTGGACCAGTTTACCGGCCCGCTCAGCAGCCTGAACGACGCCGCGGAACAGCACTGTATTTTGCAGTCCATCCAGCGCCTTAAGGTCAAAACCTCGTCGCAGGCGCTGGCGATTGGCCGCCTGAGCGGCGGCAACCAGCAAAAGGCCATTCTCGCCCGCTGTCTGCTGCTCAACCCGCGCATTCTGATCCTCGACGAGCCGACGCGCGGTATTGATATCGGCGCGAAATACGAAATCTACAAACTGATTAATCAACTGGTGCAGCAGGGCATCGCGGTGATCGTCATCTCTTCCGAACTTCCGGAAGTGCTTGGCCTGAGCGACCGCGTGCTGGTGATGCACGAAGGTAAACTGAAAGCCAACCTGGTCAACGACAATCTGACCCAAGAGCAGGTGATGGAAGCCGCATTGAGGAGCGAACGTCATGTCGAAAAATACGCCGTCTGA